From the genome of Bosea sp. Tri-49, one region includes:
- a CDS encoding penicillin-binding protein activator, producing MSRHLKLLVPPSRRLILLSGVGAALAACSGGTGGLPGFDTQTTPQGGGTQPSGPTIGAGSVKVGLILPLTAEGQGATVGNSLKNAAEMALAEFPGADLTLLVKDDRGTPEGAQAAAQEALREGAELIIGPLFAPSVQAVGQVARGAGKPVMAFSSDSNVASRGIYLLSFPPENDVNRVIAYASAQGRKSFAALVPETAYGKVVEGAFQQAVANRGARVVVIERFGSDQNSMRAAATRLVPALQQADALFVPADAAAMPTLGLVLQQAGYDPAKVKPLGTGVWNDANVARVPAIQGGWFASPDTAGFNAFSGRYQKRFNSAPTRTATLSYDAVSLAAALARTQGSQRFSESVLTNASGFAGADGVFRFRPDGLNERGLAVLELRNGQIVTVNAAPRDLGPRTN from the coding sequence GTGTCGCGTCACTTGAAGCTCCTCGTCCCGCCGAGCCGCCGGCTGATCCTGCTATCCGGCGTTGGCGCCGCGCTCGCTGCCTGCAGCGGCGGTACCGGCGGCCTTCCCGGCTTCGACACCCAGACGACGCCGCAGGGCGGCGGTACTCAGCCCAGCGGTCCGACCATCGGCGCCGGCTCGGTAAAGGTCGGGCTGATCCTGCCGCTGACCGCCGAAGGCCAAGGCGCGACCGTCGGCAACTCGCTCAAGAACGCCGCCGAGATGGCGCTTGCGGAATTCCCCGGCGCCGACCTCACGCTGCTGGTCAAGGATGATCGCGGCACGCCGGAGGGCGCCCAGGCCGCAGCGCAGGAGGCGCTCCGCGAGGGCGCGGAGCTGATCATCGGACCGCTTTTCGCGCCCTCCGTCCAGGCCGTCGGTCAGGTCGCCCGCGGTGCCGGCAAGCCGGTGATGGCCTTCTCCAGCGACAGCAATGTCGCCTCGCGCGGCATCTATCTGCTCTCTTTCCCGCCTGAGAACGACGTCAACCGCGTCATCGCCTATGCCTCGGCGCAGGGGCGCAAATCCTTCGCTGCACTGGTACCCGAGACCGCCTATGGCAAGGTCGTCGAAGGCGCCTTCCAGCAGGCGGTCGCCAATCGCGGTGCTCGTGTCGTCGTGATCGAACGCTTTGGCTCCGACCAGAACAGCATGCGCGCCGCGGCGACGCGGCTCGTGCCGGCGCTGCAGCAGGCCGATGCCCTGTTCGTGCCCGCCGACGCTGCTGCGATGCCGACGCTTGGCCTCGTCTTGCAGCAGGCCGGCTATGACCCCGCCAAGGTCAAGCCGCTCGGCACGGGCGTCTGGAACGACGCCAATGTCGCGCGCGTCCCGGCGATCCAGGGTGGCTGGTTCGCCTCGCCCGACACCGCCGGCTTCAACGCCTTCTCCGGCCGCTACCAGAAGCGCTTCAACAGTGCCCCGACGCGGACCGCGACGCTGTCCTACGACGCGGTCTCGCTGGCGGCGGCGCTCGCCCGAACTCAAGGCAGCCAGCGCTTCTCCGAAAGCGTCTTGACCAATGCCTCGGGCTTTGCCGGGGCCGACGGGGTCTTCCGCTTCCGTCCGGATGGGTTGAATGAGCGCGGGCTTGCCGTGCTCGAGCTGCGCAACGGCCAGATCGTCACGGTCAACGCAGCCCCGCGCGATCTCGGCCCGCGGACGAACTGA
- the rsmI gene encoding 16S rRNA (cytidine(1402)-2'-O)-methyltransferase, with amino-acid sequence MSGPISALPATGRAPSYTAFGLRAEAEPLAPGLHIVATPIGNLKDISFRALSTLAAADAVLAEDTRTSKTLLAHYGIATPLLPYHEHNAAQMRPKILERLRKGGKLALISDAGTPLVSDPGYKLVAEVVAEGLPVTGIPGPSAVLAALVLAGLPTDRFFFEGFLPPKSAGRKARLTELAAIPGTLVFFESPRRLAEMLADAAAVLGARSGAVARELTKYYENVRRGPLPDLAAHYSEAEEARGEIVVIIGPPDASAAAVQGDTLDEALRAALAKVSLKEAVAQVAAASGQPRRVVYARALELTRAP; translated from the coding sequence ATGTCCGGCCCCATATCCGCCCTGCCTGCTACTGGTCGCGCTCCGAGCTATACGGCCTTCGGCCTCCGGGCCGAGGCCGAGCCGCTCGCGCCGGGCCTCCACATCGTCGCAACACCAATCGGCAATCTGAAGGATATATCCTTCCGGGCGCTGTCGACGCTCGCCGCCGCCGATGCCGTGCTGGCGGAGGACACCAGGACCTCGAAGACGCTGCTGGCGCATTACGGCATCGCGACGCCGCTGCTGCCCTATCACGAGCACAACGCCGCGCAGATGCGCCCGAAGATCCTTGAACGGCTGCGCAAGGGCGGCAAGCTCGCGCTGATCTCGGACGCCGGCACGCCGCTCGTCTCCGATCCCGGCTACAAGCTCGTCGCTGAGGTCGTCGCGGAAGGGCTGCCGGTCACCGGCATTCCCGGCCCGTCCGCCGTGTTGGCGGCGCTGGTGCTGGCGGGGCTGCCCACCGACCGCTTCTTCTTCGAGGGTTTTTTGCCGCCGAAGAGCGCCGGCCGCAAAGCCCGGCTGACCGAGCTTGCCGCCATTCCCGGCACGCTCGTTTTCTTCGAATCGCCGCGACGCCTCGCGGAGATGCTGGCTGACGCCGCTGCGGTGCTCGGCGCGCGGTCAGGAGCTGTCGCGCGCGAACTGACCAAGTATTACGAGAACGTCCGCCGTGGCCCTCTGCCCGACCTTGCTGCGCACTATTCCGAGGCCGAGGAGGCGCGCGGCGAGATCGTGGTGATCATCGGCCCACCCGACGCCTCCGCCGCGGCGGTACAGGGCGACACGCTCGACGAGGCGCTGCGCGCCGCGCTCGCCAAGGTTTCGCTGAAGGAGGCGGTGGCGCAGGTCGCGGCCGCGAGTGGGCAGCCGCGCCGCGTCGTCTATGCCCGCGCCCTCGAATTGACCCGCGCGCCATGA
- a CDS encoding YraN family protein, which produces MSEALRSRRARHSGLAGRRGEWLAVAFLSAKGYRLLQRRFGGKGGEIDLIMARGDDIVFVEVKARASLDDAAMAITADKRRLMEARIRQWLARNPWAMQRNLRADAVFLAPWRLPRHVPRVFELVL; this is translated from the coding sequence ATGAGCGAGGCGCTGCGCAGTCGCCGCGCGCGCCATTCCGGCCTCGCCGGCCGCCGCGGCGAGTGGCTCGCCGTCGCCTTCCTCAGCGCCAAGGGCTATCGCCTGCTGCAGCGCCGTTTCGGCGGCAAGGGTGGCGAGATTGATCTGATCATGGCCCGCGGCGACGATATCGTCTTCGTCGAGGTCAAGGCGCGCGCATCGCTCGACGATGCCGCCATGGCGATCACGGCGGACAAGCGCCGGCTGATGGAGGCCCGCATCAGGCAATGGCTGGCGCGCAATCCCTGGGCGATGCAGCGCAACCTTCGGGCCGATGCCGTCTTCCTCGCGCCCTGGCGGCTGCCTCGCCATGTCCCCCGCGTGTTCGAGCTCGTGCTCTGA